In a single window of the Planctomycetia bacterium genome:
- a CDS encoding tetratricopeptide repeat protein yields MDGSKKSLEDFDLSVESPDTTVVGIVEPPPPKLPEALVEALSGYRVIRKISEHPGSIVFKAEDQDAGKLVIVKVVDGNPDRAAEFPISRKLDIERLKHMRHPCLASIVDVGTTSDGQHFFVSEAIRGQAMLEFAKTHHLSVEERIKLFVKVCSAVERLHQNGIVHRDLRPSNILIGARGEPRLTGVGVASLTDFDLGFPMGQVSPRESRIFYTYRSPEQVRGVGLDVDTRSDVYVLGVLLFELLTNQPPYDVEVEGNSEIFKVISEVVPECGELESAKWPRGVKSVLMKALEKVPDKRYQSVGAMILDLTHAIGDRSGGIRVGAGQSGVAPIVLLAAAMFMLAVGAFAAGALLSPGVREMLPAKVQAMIPPATTVAPTLPPVRIANPVSEELKKRAAELEAAQLVAAEQRDLAIRKRDAEKKRRLAVEEESQRLAATIGKLQSEIGQLSEKVTSAQASTDQAADISRFLVNIFGLHATDELSLRSPSAIDLLDAANKEALRRFAKDPKSLATVLSHLGAAYGGLGAHGKGVELLRRALAIRQKELGDNDSETISLMNDLAAQLYNQGELAEGEPICRQLVELSSKSFGNEDERTLTAVNNLAQIEYGLGKLDEAEKNFRRAMKGRKKVFGEGDARTATTTYQLAVVLFERGKLAKAEPFFRKALKTFEKTLPSGHSLISTARSSLGGIMVSLGRFDEAEPFLLKSYEQLKATVGPDHPTSRATINRIISMYTLWNKPGEAAKWRERVGRVTVSGPES; encoded by the coding sequence ATGGACGGATCCAAAAAGTCGCTGGAAGATTTCGATCTCTCGGTTGAATCGCCGGACACCACGGTGGTCGGCATCGTGGAGCCGCCCCCGCCCAAGCTTCCGGAGGCGCTGGTCGAAGCGCTGAGTGGTTACCGCGTCATCCGAAAGATCAGCGAGCACCCGGGCAGCATCGTCTTCAAGGCCGAAGACCAGGATGCCGGCAAGCTCGTGATCGTGAAAGTGGTCGACGGTAATCCCGACCGGGCCGCGGAGTTTCCCATCTCCCGCAAGCTCGACATCGAACGCCTAAAGCACATGCGGCACCCGTGTCTTGCGTCCATCGTCGATGTCGGGACCACCAGTGACGGCCAGCACTTCTTCGTCTCGGAGGCCATTCGCGGACAGGCGATGCTGGAATTCGCCAAGACCCACCACCTGTCGGTCGAGGAGCGAATCAAGCTCTTTGTGAAGGTGTGCAGCGCGGTCGAGCGACTACATCAAAACGGCATTGTCCATCGCGATTTGCGGCCGTCGAACATTCTCATCGGGGCGCGAGGCGAACCCCGCCTGACCGGCGTCGGCGTTGCCTCATTGACGGACTTTGACCTCGGATTCCCCATGGGCCAGGTCTCGCCGCGCGAATCTCGCATTTTCTACACCTATCGAAGCCCTGAACAGGTGCGCGGCGTCGGCCTCGACGTCGATACGCGCAGCGATGTATATGTCCTGGGCGTTCTACTGTTCGAATTGCTCACGAATCAACCGCCCTACGATGTCGAAGTCGAGGGCAACAGTGAAATATTCAAAGTGATATCCGAGGTCGTCCCCGAATGCGGCGAACTGGAATCCGCCAAGTGGCCTCGCGGGGTCAAGTCGGTGCTGATGAAGGCGCTGGAGAAGGTGCCGGATAAGCGCTATCAAAGCGTCGGAGCGATGATTCTCGATCTGACCCACGCGATCGGTGACCGCTCGGGCGGCATTCGCGTGGGCGCCGGCCAGTCAGGCGTCGCGCCGATCGTCCTTCTGGCCGCTGCGATGTTCATGCTGGCGGTCGGCGCATTTGCCGCGGGCGCACTGCTGTCACCGGGCGTGCGTGAGATGCTACCTGCGAAAGTCCAGGCGATGATCCCGCCCGCGACTACCGTCGCACCGACCCTGCCGCCCGTGCGAATTGCCAATCCGGTATCGGAAGAGCTCAAGAAGCGCGCCGCCGAACTCGAGGCCGCGCAACTTGTCGCCGCCGAGCAGCGTGACCTTGCCATCCGCAAGAGGGACGCCGAGAAGAAGCGCCGCCTTGCCGTCGAGGAGGAAAGCCAGCGGCTGGCCGCCACGATCGGCAAGCTGCAGAGCGAAATCGGCCAACTGAGCGAGAAGGTGACATCTGCACAGGCCAGCACCGATCAGGCCGCCGACATCTCCCGGTTCCTCGTCAACATCTTCGGCCTGCATGCCACGGACGAATTGAGTTTGCGATCGCCGTCCGCCATCGACCTGCTTGATGCCGCGAACAAAGAAGCCCTGCGCCGGTTTGCCAAGGATCCGAAATCGCTGGCGACGGTCCTGAGTCATCTTGGCGCCGCGTATGGCGGGCTTGGCGCTCACGGCAAGGGCGTGGAGCTGTTGCGGCGCGCTCTGGCGATTCGACAGAAAGAACTGGGCGACAATGACTCCGAGACCATCTCGCTGATGAATGATCTCGCGGCCCAGTTGTACAATCAGGGTGAACTGGCCGAGGGCGAGCCGATCTGCCGGCAACTGGTCGAGCTATCCTCGAAGTCCTTTGGCAATGAGGACGAGCGAACGCTCACCGCCGTAAACAATCTTGCCCAGATCGAGTACGGCCTCGGCAAGCTCGACGAGGCGGAGAAGAACTTCCGCCGGGCCATGAAGGGCCGCAAAAAGGTCTTTGGAGAAGGCGACGCCCGAACGGCGACGACCACCTACCAACTCGCGGTCGTCCTCTTTGAGCGCGGCAAGCTGGCGAAGGCGGAACCGTTCTTCCGCAAGGCGCTGAAGACCTTTGAAAAGACGCTCCCCTCCGGACACAGCCTGATCTCGACCGCGCGAAGCAGCCTCGGCGGGATCATGGTCTCTCTTGGCAGATTCGACGAAGCGGAACCGTTTCTGCTGAAGAGCTACGAACAGCTCAAGGCCACGGTCGGTCCCGACCATCCAACCAGCCGGGCGACCATCAACCGGATCATCTCCATGTACACGCTGTGGAATAAACCCGGTGAGGCGGCGAAGTGGCGAGAGCGGGTCGGCCGGGTGACCGTCAGCGGCCCGGAGTCGTGA
- a CDS encoding proprotein convertase P-domain-containing protein: MSKSDRTPAHRLLRIGVAKILCLLVVVSGADAAYPPPANDTSATAEVLGAAPVIAFGSNVLGTNDINATTIGGLASVPGPDVFYSFTPSVTGSYWVMMVPWDQVPVYGSTGGTVPVPDLCVYIREKLSGTFIGGADANPRYQPETVIATLTSGTEYEIIVDSVFADARLNQYEFMLMVAAAPSGSRENCVSTGIIAGVTFPHVQVGTLTGATDDVSFVEGTGRCDVGSSIGLATAGVDHVYAFTTGPNPSDAGEYMVNLIPAGTAWNGYAYIVDSCPPFYPLGCFGAASHGSATSNQAEAIVVSLDFDKTYYIVVDAATASTPNARYALIIDRATGYGVSEIEPNDTAGLATPLTVGAQDGGQIAGAADIDYYSLTATGGSKLYAFCDNGNVLLSGIDTELRVFAPNGATMIELDDDDGEGAVSPIPTLFQRSSAFSAAVAGVPLTTTGTYFIQTSNDGSTNTIARYALHFGIEPAGRLPSPECEPNDTPPAADGSAKEYYSGAISASGDVDHFTFSAVQGQRVFIALDGDPERDSAGDENDDAQALDGALAVRDPDGDVLISDVDDPNTVGAGQLPDYPAEVCAFEAPKTGTYTIAVSGGGANDFGPGKTYELAIFRDDAPPSLSEGTDPVIDSITPDFGNDTLAVVASDDAPGDSGICNLSLSADSTNLSIDASFSNGDPTVSFTIELVNPSLSGLGKIIVTDCAGNTTCQFVQIDASSPICSGLASPDPRRTYRSTHGPKHIPDNQPTGPGIDGIINIPDSITIDDLNVTVTIETIYPLDIDIFLRSPEGTVLEVVTDRGGTSSGFDITNATFDDNATSLMSLLSSDAPYTGTWLPEGAGGMAVFNGQNAMGNWTLNVRDDSGSSSTASGGARLVRWSLDVKGDIPSPEYFEGSASDTMGVDGGITSIVLTGATNVVLEVDPTFVPGDLTIEYAVRLVNPAMNGSGTVIITDTSDNTCEQPISLSGLSDETGPSNTGNVSRNIELAREVQQNVPSAVPAGVVSSVTLPDSVKVGEVEVDLTVDSLEIGQIASTLTHGGQFASLLNRVSMDERGGIGLVKDNIEITLDDDAPAADDAHEEPALGTIEFLGLHQPDGRGEFVGEGITSDYRDNMMFALEGLDSAGQWDMYVSDWRLQGAGSRKSVFRRWKATIKSPGAAERYVGKAKDEYPQSGICSVTLGIGSTNLNLAATFTPGDSEVDYAVSLVNQTQPGNGTVVITDCVGNMTVVPITLSAALSDQTLPIVTGAVNPMTQQFEGSATDSQPGDSGIVSVELLPYSTNLTLVSVNPNPPGGAGSVDFAVDLVNPAQNGRGYVRVTDAVGYRRHILVHLDQVEPACTGFVSKTKRYRSTDLPQGIPDNNPGGVVSTIIVPDLAVISDVDVTINITHPFDDDIELALTSPAFLPLFGDIGSTGNDFINTTLDDEAAMVIPDSSGAAPFTGRFQPQGGPILFNLDGGPAAGSYSLQAADDANFNIGSFDSWSLTIESLSFAERFQGEATDNEALGFGIASIELLDDACNVALNVDPFTPGARLVIYEVSLVNPQGCGRATVRVTDLGGNTCDQVVTLNGVHCGPGDVNHDGAVDFADVGPFVAEILAGTGSCETDMNLDGKLDGLDVQPFTDAVVP; this comes from the coding sequence ATGTCGAAGTCTGACCGAACCCCGGCGCACCGTCTGCTTCGGATTGGCGTCGCAAAGATCCTTTGCCTCTTGGTGGTGGTATCCGGAGCCGACGCCGCTTATCCGCCGCCGGCCAACGACACGTCGGCCACGGCGGAAGTCCTGGGGGCGGCGCCGGTCATTGCGTTCGGCTCCAACGTCCTTGGGACCAACGACATCAACGCCACGACCATCGGCGGGCTCGCCTCGGTACCGGGGCCGGATGTCTTCTACAGCTTCACGCCCAGCGTGACGGGCTCTTACTGGGTGATGATGGTTCCGTGGGACCAGGTGCCTGTGTATGGAAGCACGGGCGGCACCGTACCGGTCCCGGACCTCTGTGTTTACATCCGTGAGAAGCTGAGCGGCACGTTCATCGGCGGGGCCGACGCGAATCCGCGCTATCAACCTGAAACCGTGATCGCCACGCTGACGAGCGGCACGGAATACGAGATCATCGTCGACAGCGTTTTTGCTGACGCGCGGCTCAATCAATACGAGTTCATGCTGATGGTGGCGGCGGCGCCGAGCGGTTCAAGGGAGAACTGCGTGAGCACGGGCATCATCGCCGGGGTGACATTTCCTCATGTGCAGGTCGGGACGCTGACCGGCGCCACTGATGACGTTTCGTTCGTTGAAGGGACCGGCCGCTGCGACGTGGGCAGTTCCATCGGCCTCGCGACGGCCGGTGTCGATCACGTTTACGCCTTTACCACCGGGCCGAATCCGTCGGACGCGGGTGAGTACATGGTGAATCTGATTCCGGCGGGCACCGCCTGGAATGGATATGCCTACATTGTCGACTCATGTCCGCCGTTTTACCCGCTGGGCTGCTTCGGGGCCGCGAGTCACGGCTCGGCGACCTCCAACCAGGCCGAGGCGATCGTCGTTTCGCTGGACTTCGACAAGACCTATTACATCGTGGTGGACGCTGCGACGGCGTCGACGCCGAATGCCCGGTATGCCCTGATCATTGATCGTGCAACCGGTTACGGCGTGAGCGAGATTGAGCCGAATGACACCGCCGGACTTGCGACACCGTTAACGGTCGGCGCACAAGACGGCGGGCAGATCGCCGGCGCGGCCGACATCGACTATTACTCGCTCACGGCGACGGGCGGCAGCAAGCTGTATGCATTCTGCGACAACGGCAACGTGCTTCTGTCCGGCATCGACACAGAGCTGCGCGTCTTTGCGCCAAACGGCGCCACGATGATTGAGCTGGACGACGACGACGGTGAAGGCGCGGTCTCGCCGATTCCGACGCTCTTCCAGCGAAGTTCGGCTTTTTCCGCGGCGGTGGCGGGCGTCCCGCTGACGACGACGGGAACCTATTTCATCCAGACGAGTAACGATGGATCGACGAACACCATCGCAAGGTATGCGCTGCACTTCGGCATCGAGCCCGCCGGGAGGCTGCCTTCGCCGGAGTGCGAGCCGAATGATACGCCGCCGGCGGCGGACGGGAGCGCCAAGGAGTATTACTCGGGCGCGATCAGCGCATCGGGCGACGTGGATCACTTCACCTTTTCGGCCGTCCAAGGGCAGCGTGTGTTCATCGCACTGGACGGCGATCCTGAGCGCGACAGCGCCGGCGACGAAAACGACGACGCGCAGGCGCTCGACGGCGCACTGGCGGTCCGCGATCCAGACGGCGACGTGCTCATCAGCGACGTGGACGACCCGAACACGGTCGGCGCGGGTCAGCTTCCCGACTATCCCGCCGAAGTCTGCGCCTTCGAAGCGCCCAAGACCGGCACCTACACTATCGCCGTTTCGGGCGGCGGGGCGAACGACTTCGGACCGGGCAAGACCTATGAACTGGCGATCTTCAGGGACGACGCCCCACCGAGCCTGTCGGAGGGCACCGATCCGGTCATCGACAGCATCACGCCGGATTTTGGCAATGACACACTCGCGGTCGTCGCGTCCGACGATGCCCCGGGCGACAGCGGAATCTGTAACCTGAGCCTGTCGGCTGATTCGACGAACCTGTCGATTGACGCGAGCTTCTCCAACGGCGATCCGACCGTGTCATTTACCATCGAGCTGGTGAATCCGTCGCTCAGCGGATTGGGTAAGATCATCGTCACCGATTGCGCCGGGAACACGACGTGCCAGTTCGTGCAGATTGACGCTTCCTCCCCGATCTGTTCGGGCCTGGCCTCGCCTGACCCGCGACGCACGTATCGCAGCACGCACGGCCCGAAGCACATCCCCGATAACCAGCCGACCGGCCCGGGGATCGACGGGATCATCAATATCCCGGATTCGATCACCATCGACGATCTGAACGTGACGGTGACGATCGAGACGATTTACCCGCTGGACATCGACATCTTTCTACGCAGCCCCGAGGGCACGGTCCTTGAAGTCGTGACGGATCGCGGCGGTACGAGTTCCGGCTTCGACATCACCAACGCCACTTTTGATGACAACGCCACATCGCTCATGTCGCTGTTGAGCAGCGACGCACCTTATACCGGCACATGGTTGCCGGAGGGCGCCGGCGGCATGGCGGTGTTCAACGGGCAAAACGCCATGGGCAATTGGACGCTGAACGTTCGCGACGACTCCGGAAGCAGCAGCACGGCGAGCGGCGGGGCCCGGCTCGTGAGGTGGTCGCTGGATGTGAAGGGTGATATCCCCTCGCCGGAGTATTTCGAGGGCAGCGCCTCCGACACCATGGGCGTCGACGGCGGCATCACTTCGATTGTTCTGACCGGCGCTACCAACGTGGTACTGGAGGTCGATCCGACGTTTGTACCGGGGGACCTGACCATCGAGTACGCCGTTCGACTGGTGAATCCGGCAATGAATGGATCGGGCACGGTCATCATCACGGATACGTCTGACAATACCTGCGAGCAACCCATTTCGCTGAGCGGGCTTTCGGACGAGACCGGGCCGTCCAATACGGGCAATGTGAGTCGCAATATCGAACTGGCCCGCGAGGTGCAGCAAAACGTGCCGTCCGCCGTCCCGGCGGGTGTCGTCTCGTCCGTTACGCTGCCGGACTCCGTGAAAGTCGGCGAGGTGGAGGTTGACCTCACCGTCGATTCGCTGGAGATCGGGCAGATTGCCTCGACTCTCACCCACGGCGGTCAATTCGCCTCCCTGCTCAATCGCGTCAGCATGGACGAGCGCGGCGGCATCGGACTGGTGAAGGACAATATCGAGATCACGCTCGATGACGACGCGCCGGCCGCCGACGATGCTCATGAGGAGCCGGCGCTCGGAACGATCGAGTTCCTGGGCCTGCATCAGCCCGACGGACGCGGGGAGTTTGTCGGCGAAGGCATCACCAGCGATTACCGGGACAACATGATGTTCGCCCTGGAAGGACTGGACTCCGCCGGACAGTGGGACATGTACGTCTCGGACTGGCGACTTCAGGGGGCCGGCAGTCGCAAGTCGGTCTTCCGGCGATGGAAGGCAACTATCAAGTCGCCAGGCGCTGCGGAGCGCTACGTGGGCAAGGCGAAGGATGAATACCCGCAGTCGGGGATTTGCTCGGTGACGCTGGGCATCGGCTCAACCAACCTGAACCTGGCCGCGACTTTCACGCCGGGTGACAGCGAAGTTGACTACGCCGTTTCACTGGTCAATCAGACCCAGCCCGGCAATGGAACGGTGGTGATCACCGACTGCGTCGGAAATATGACGGTCGTCCCGATTACCCTGTCCGCCGCGTTGTCGGATCAGACCCTTCCGATTGTTACGGGGGCGGTCAATCCCATGACGCAGCAGTTTGAAGGCTCGGCCACCGACAGCCAGCCGGGCGATTCGGGCATTGTCTCGGTCGAATTGCTCCCCTACTCCACGAACCTGACTCTGGTGAGCGTCAATCCCAATCCGCCGGGAGGAGCGGGCTCGGTGGACTTCGCCGTTGATCTTGTCAACCCCGCCCAGAACGGCCGGGGATATGTTCGCGTGACGGATGCCGTGGGCTATCGGCGACACATTCTGGTCCATCTCGACCAGGTGGAACCGGCCTGCACGGGATTCGTGAGCAAGACGAAGCGCTATCGCAGCACCGACCTGCCGCAGGGGATTCCGGACAACAACCCCGGCGGCGTGGTTTCGACGATTATCGTGCCTGACCTGGCGGTGATCAGCGACGTCGACGTGACCATCAATATCACCCATCCGTTCGACGATGACATCGAACTGGCACTGACGTCACCGGCGTTTCTGCCGCTGTTCGGCGACATCGGCTCGACCGGCAACGATTTCATCAACACGACCCTGGACGACGAAGCGGCGATGGTGATCCCGGACAGCTCGGGCGCGGCGCCATTCACGGGGCGGTTCCAGCCGCAGGGCGGACCGATCCTCTTTAATCTGGACGGCGGGCCGGCCGCGGGATCCTATTCGCTGCAGGCTGCTGACGATGCCAATTTCAACATCGGTTCATTCGACAGTTGGTCGCTGACGATTGAGTCGCTTTCGTTTGCCGAGCGATTCCAGGGCGAGGCGACGGACAACGAGGCGCTCGGCTTCGGCATCGCCTCCATCGAGCTGCTGGACGACGCCTGCAACGTTGCCCTGAATGTCGATCCGTTTACGCCCGGGGCCAGGCTCGTCATCTATGAAGTGAGCCTCGTCAATCCGCAGGGGTGCGGAAGGGCCACGGTGCGCGTCACCGACCTGGGGGGCAATACCTGCGATCAGGTGGTGACGCTCAATGGCGTCCATTGCGGGCCCGGTGACGTGAATCACGATGGGGCCGTGGACTTCGCGGATGTCGGCCCGTTCGTGGCGGAAATACTGGCCGGGACAGGCAGTTGTGAGACGGATATGAACCTCGACGGCAAACTCGACGGGCTGGATGTCCAGCCGTTTACCGATGCGGTCGTGCCATAA